The Novosphingobium sp. PP1Y genome window below encodes:
- a CDS encoding cellulose biosynthesis protein BcsC, with product MTMFPVKLDATGRAPVSPRGALTGHRFARRAMAALGPLLLAGVAMPGLAQAESSAVTTLIKQADYWRSKGREDLAQQALRRAKALDPNSAAVQSRLARPTPKPAPAPTPDRTPSPAPARAASPSQPSSSVRAGQARTAGYDALQDSNLASASAQFEKALAVNRRDPDALGGLGLVRLRQQQFAEAADLLEQASRLGKADQWASALASARFFAGLDEARDLLAQGRLADAQTRAEALVRSGYSDSSPALELLAQIYEKQGRYADSADLYRQAAEGGKADEKRLQLRAVRSRALAAAQAGDDLGAQREFQQGLVIDPSDPWIRYEFARFMIKRGRVPEAESLLRSLASTGQPDSLYAAALIDNELGRSEDAARLIGMIPEAQRTAPMRNLAMGVKVDAAIERARAMAKTGGQMQALAALRQIGATASLPVGKRVAVASAMLELGDAMGAVSLAQSAMNQDITNIEDYEGLVDVFARAGRDDLARTALQRAETLAGGSAEGQQAYARMSAKLAISQAERARQAGRFADAFDMLQTAWNGAPNDPDVLGALARLYQAGRMPGRAAQTYQLLLASKPDDRDALLGLAESAQAAGDKALSERAEKQVLDAKPADYEAYMRMARVEQARGDDGDALKLFKQAREIYARRTGTGGLTGGNPFAAVGPGEGNNPFRNMPAAPVQQPRQVNPFALDGGTRLDGGPAAPYGAATGYAPATYGQSAGSVGAPTASFAPAGYGQSAYPGAAAAPAYAASGTGGYTAGAGYTDGAGQADATYPADPVMAQLESDIQGLARDNAPRVEVGTAFRQRSGEAGLSQLDEIKGSAKISAGALGGRFYGKGEAVVVDAGRPTGSGLARFGRNATPEAQGIVDEEESALVNADSQNASGVALSAGYESDIVQLEAGTTSIGMGKTKATFNAAVTPKFSNTIAGKAWVARQPVTDSVLSYAGTRDPVTGERWGQVMRTGGGLSLSYDQDGSGVYGEGRYYRFRGTNVVRNDGFEANVGGYLQVMRGPRSTLKVGLNVNYQKYDKSQNTFTFGNGGYFSPQSFLSIGFPVNYTLDTDRLTVRANLTPGFQSYSEDESAIYPTDSAAQAQLDALKALNSDVRSYYDSTSKTGFALNAGGSVYYRVGANTQIGGEASYNTFGSYDELRSVLGVRQTFGSTK from the coding sequence ATGACGATGTTTCCAGTCAAGCTTGATGCAACCGGGCGGGCCCCGGTCAGTCCCAGGGGCGCACTGACCGGTCACCGGTTCGCGCGCAGGGCGATGGCGGCACTTGGCCCGCTGTTGCTGGCAGGCGTTGCCATGCCCGGCCTGGCGCAGGCCGAATCGAGCGCGGTCACGACCTTGATCAAGCAGGCGGACTACTGGCGTTCGAAAGGCCGCGAGGATCTGGCCCAGCAGGCGCTGCGCCGCGCCAAGGCGCTGGATCCGAACAGCGCGGCGGTTCAGTCCCGCCTTGCACGCCCGACGCCAAAGCCCGCCCCGGCGCCCACGCCGGATCGTACGCCTTCGCCCGCTCCGGCCCGTGCGGCCAGCCCCTCGCAGCCCTCTTCCTCGGTGCGTGCGGGGCAAGCCCGCACGGCCGGCTATGACGCGCTGCAGGACAGCAACCTCGCATCTGCGTCGGCGCAGTTCGAAAAGGCGCTGGCCGTCAATCGGCGCGATCCGGACGCATTGGGCGGGCTTGGGCTGGTGCGCTTGCGCCAGCAGCAGTTCGCCGAAGCGGCCGATCTGCTGGAGCAGGCATCGCGTCTCGGCAAGGCCGACCAGTGGGCCAGTGCTCTGGCCTCGGCACGGTTCTTCGCCGGGCTTGACGAAGCGCGCGATCTTCTGGCGCAGGGACGCCTCGCCGATGCGCAGACCCGTGCCGAAGCGCTGGTGCGGTCTGGTTATTCGGATTCCTCGCCGGCGCTGGAGCTGCTTGCGCAGATCTACGAAAAGCAGGGCCGCTATGCCGATTCGGCCGACCTGTACCGCCAGGCCGCCGAAGGCGGAAAGGCCGACGAGAAGCGCCTGCAATTGCGGGCGGTGCGCAGCCGTGCGCTGGCTGCGGCACAGGCGGGCGACGATCTGGGCGCGCAGCGCGAATTCCAGCAGGGTCTCGTGATCGATCCGAGTGATCCCTGGATCCGCTACGAATTCGCCCGCTTCATGATCAAGCGTGGGCGGGTGCCGGAAGCGGAATCGCTGCTGCGTTCGCTGGCCAGCACCGGCCAGCCCGATTCGCTTTATGCCGCGGCGCTGATCGATAACGAACTGGGACGGTCAGAGGATGCCGCGCGCTTGATCGGGATGATCCCCGAAGCGCAGCGGACCGCGCCGATGCGCAACCTTGCGATGGGTGTGAAGGTCGATGCCGCGATCGAACGCGCCAGGGCCATGGCCAAGACTGGCGGACAGATGCAGGCGCTTGCCGCGCTGCGCCAGATCGGTGCGACGGCATCGCTGCCTGTCGGCAAGCGGGTGGCCGTCGCATCGGCCATGCTCGAACTTGGCGATGCGATGGGCGCGGTCAGCTTGGCCCAGTCGGCGATGAACCAGGACATCACCAATATCGAGGACTACGAAGGCCTTGTCGACGTCTTTGCCCGTGCCGGTCGTGACGATCTGGCGCGGACCGCGCTACAGCGTGCGGAAACGCTGGCCGGCGGTAGCGCCGAAGGCCAGCAGGCCTATGCGCGGATGAGCGCCAAGCTGGCGATCAGCCAGGCCGAACGCGCGCGCCAGGCCGGGCGTTTCGCCGATGCTTTCGATATGCTGCAGACGGCGTGGAACGGTGCTCCCAACGATCCAGACGTGCTCGGCGCGCTGGCACGGCTTTATCAGGCCGGCCGCATGCCCGGCCGTGCCGCACAGACTTACCAGCTTCTGCTCGCCAGCAAGCCGGATGATCGCGATGCCTTGCTCGGCCTTGCCGAATCGGCGCAGGCCGCAGGCGACAAGGCGCTGTCCGAACGTGCCGAGAAGCAGGTGCTCGATGCCAAACCCGCCGATTACGAGGCCTATATGCGCATGGCCCGGGTCGAGCAGGCACGTGGCGACGACGGTGACGCGCTCAAGCTGTTCAAGCAGGCGCGCGAGATCTACGCCCGGCGTACCGGCACTGGTGGCCTGACCGGTGGCAATCCCTTCGCCGCAGTCGGTCCGGGCGAGGGCAACAACCCTTTCCGCAACATGCCGGCAGCGCCGGTCCAGCAGCCGCGTCAGGTCAATCCGTTCGCGCTTGACGGCGGCACGCGGCTGGATGGCGGCCCGGCCGCTCCTTATGGTGCTGCGACCGGCTATGCGCCCGCTACCTATGGCCAGAGTGCGGGTTCCGTTGGGGCGCCCACCGCATCCTTCGCGCCCGCGGGTTACGGCCAGTCGGCCTATCCGGGCGCGGCGGCAGCGCCGGCCTATGCCGCTTCGGGCACGGGCGGCTACACGGCCGGAGCTGGCTACACAGACGGTGCCGGGCAGGCGGATGCAACCTATCCCGCGGATCCGGTCATGGCGCAGCTTGAATCGGACATTCAGGGACTGGCGCGCGACAATGCGCCGCGCGTCGAAGTCGGCACCGCCTTCCGCCAGCGTTCGGGCGAGGCCGGCCTCAGCCAGCTCGACGAGATCAAGGGTTCGGCCAAGATTTCCGCCGGTGCGCTGGGCGGCCGGTTCTATGGCAAGGGCGAGGCAGTGGTGGTCGATGCCGGCCGTCCGACGGGCTCCGGCCTTGCCCGCTTCGGCCGCAATGCAACGCCCGAAGCGCAGGGGATCGTTGACGAGGAGGAATCCGCCCTCGTCAATGCGGACAGCCAGAACGCTTCGGGCGTGGCGCTTTCGGCCGGGTACGAAAGCGATATCGTCCAGCTCGAGGCCGGAACCACGTCGATCGGCATGGGCAAGACCAAGGCGACGTTCAATGCCGCCGTCACACCCAAGTTCAGCAATACCATAGCGGGCAAGGCCTGGGTCGCGCGCCAGCCGGTGACGGACAGCGTGCTGTCCTATGCCGGCACCCGCGATCCGGTAACCGGCGAGCGCTGGGGCCAGGTTATGCGCACCGGCGGCGGCCTGTCGCTCTCCTATGACCAGGACGGCAGCGGCGTTTACGGTGAAGGGCGCTATTACCGCTTCCGTGGCACCAACGTGGTGCGCAATGACGGGTTCGAGGCCAATGTCGGCGGCTATCTGCAAGTCATGCGCGGGCCCCGCTCGACGCTGAAGGTGGGGCTCAACGTCAATTACCAGAAGTATGACAAGAGCCAGAACACCTTCACCTTCGGCAATGGCGGTTACTTCAGCCCGCAGTCGTTCCTGAGCATCGGCTTCCCGGTCAATTATACGCTGGATACCGATCGTCTGACCGTGCGGGCCAACCTGACGCCGGGCTTCCAGAGCTACAGCGAGGACGAGTCCGCGATTTATCCGACCGATTCTGCGGCGCAGGCGCAACTCGACGCACTCAAGGCCCTCAACAGCGACGTGCGCTCCTATTACGACTCCACCAGCAAGACCGGCTTCGCGTTGAACGCGGGCGGTTCGGTCTATTACCGCGTCGGCGCGAATACCCAGATCGGCGGCGAGGCGAGCTATAATACCTTCGGATCCTACGACGAATTGCGCAGCGTACTGGGCGTGCGCCAGACATTCGGGAGCACCAAATGA
- a CDS encoding glycosyl hydrolase family 8 gives MAVDRRTFSTGLLVAMTAACTVGSQGKATVPASSWLLYRKRFVAPEGRVVDTGNGNISHSEGQGYGMLLAAKARDADMFAKMARWTEANLGHKDMALHSWRYDPSSADPVSDPNNATDGDVLIAWALAIAAQNWSVKAYAARSQAVRAAIRQHCVASRYGRSALMPGLAGFETGTALTINPSYFIWPAFDDFARMDGQGVWDDVISDSVALTTLSRFGPDALPTDWVDLTGHGEVAPASGKPPRFGFDAVRVPLYAMMGNRPALAAPVAAYWRKCLAQAKPIPAWIDVVTGEEAPYAISTGGAAVAGRLLGTTMPTQLASDYFAASLQLLATG, from the coding sequence ATGGCCGTTGATAGACGCACATTCTCGACCGGCCTGCTCGTGGCCATGACCGCTGCCTGCACGGTGGGTTCGCAAGGCAAGGCGACAGTCCCGGCCAGCAGCTGGCTGCTATACCGCAAGCGCTTTGTGGCCCCGGAAGGCCGTGTGGTCGATACCGGCAACGGCAATATCAGCCACAGCGAGGGGCAGGGCTACGGCATGTTGCTGGCGGCCAAGGCGCGCGATGCGGACATGTTCGCGAAAATGGCGCGGTGGACCGAAGCGAACCTGGGCCACAAGGACATGGCGCTGCATTCCTGGCGCTACGATCCGTCGTCCGCCGATCCTGTATCCGATCCCAACAATGCGACCGACGGCGACGTCCTGATCGCCTGGGCGCTGGCCATCGCCGCGCAGAACTGGTCGGTGAAGGCCTATGCCGCGCGGTCGCAGGCGGTCCGCGCGGCGATCCGTCAGCATTGCGTGGCCAGCCGCTATGGCCGGTCGGCGCTGATGCCGGGGCTGGCCGGTTTCGAAACCGGCACGGCGCTGACGATCAACCCGTCGTACTTCATCTGGCCCGCGTTTGATGATTTCGCCCGGATGGACGGGCAGGGCGTGTGGGACGATGTCATTTCCGACAGCGTCGCGCTGACCACCCTGTCGCGCTTCGGTCCGGACGCCTTGCCCACCGACTGGGTGGACCTGACCGGCCACGGCGAGGTTGCACCTGCGAGCGGAAAGCCGCCGCGCTTCGGTTTCGATGCGGTGCGCGTGCCGCTTTACGCGATGATGGGCAATCGTCCGGCTCTGGCGGCACCGGTGGCGGCGTACTGGCGCAAGTGTCTGGCGCAGGCCAAGCCGATCCCCGCGTGGATCGATGTCGTGACCGGGGAAGAGGCACCTTACGCGATCTCGACCGGCGGCGCGGCGGTCGCCGGGCGGCTGCTCGGCACCACTATGCCGACGCAACTGGCCTCCGATTATTTCGCCGCCTCGTTGCAATTGCTGGCGACGGGCTGA
- a CDS encoding helix-turn-helix domain-containing protein: protein MPSPHLPSIAVRRALARLGSDLRDARLRRSLPADVVASRAFTTRPTLRRIEAGDPGVGIGLYAAVLQAMGLLDGLGALADPANDPTGQRLSAETLPKRARIKRRKPRSESTRPDSNG from the coding sequence ATGCCGAGTCCTCATCTTCCATCGATCGCGGTTCGCCGCGCGCTGGCCAGGCTAGGGTCCGATTTGCGCGACGCCCGGCTAAGGCGCAGCTTGCCCGCAGATGTCGTCGCCAGTCGCGCCTTTACCACGCGCCCGACGCTTCGCCGCATTGAGGCCGGTGATCCGGGCGTCGGAATCGGACTTTATGCCGCCGTCCTCCAGGCGATGGGACTGCTCGACGGCCTTGGCGCGCTCGCCGATCCGGCGAACGACCCGACAGGGCAGCGCCTCTCGGCCGAGACCCTGCCTAAGCGCGCGCGGATAAAGCGGCGCAAACCGCGCTCCGAGAGCACTCGACCTGACAGCAATGGCTGA
- a CDS encoding FdhF/YdeP family oxidoreductase, translated as MAETVDPIEYEGPAGGWGSLKGIARTEIAQKAGPGALETLKEQNKPAGYMCSSCAWVKPAEPHPFEFCENGAKATLWDLTSARCRPEDVSAYTVSELADWPDHDLEMLGRLTEPMRYDAASDRYVRTSWDEAFAGIAAELQKLDPKSVTFYASGKAGLEASYLYALFARMYGHNNLPDSSNMCHETTSVGLKKVVGSPVGTCQLEDFDHCDAIFYLGQNPGTNSPRILHPLQQAVKRGCKIVVFNPLKEKGLVEFVNPQNPLQMTVGKPTQMSHLYLQVRPGGDIAALMGVCKRVLERDEAAKAAGEQRILDCAFIEQHTHGFDAFLAKLGATSWDELEQASGLTRAEMIEAGDVYASANTVIGIYGMGLTQHVHGSQSIGLLVNLLLLGGNIGRKGAGCSPIRGHSNVQGQRTVGITEKTKLAPVEKYRELFGLETPEEDGHTTVEFLQAVIEGTNKGYIGLGGNLARAVPDHGRVHPAWRQMELTVHIATKLNRTHCMPGKSSWILPCLVRAEEDIQKTGSQWVSIEDSFSHIYGSKGKRKPASGHLMSETAIICELAKATLPANPRWTWDAWRADYGVIRDLIARTFPDEFHDMSARMNQPGGFYRGNPAHERIWKTESGKAEFTDPTVLNACGVTDNPGGMHLVTLRSNDQFNTTIYGYSDRLRGLEGSRMIVMMAPSEMERLGLVEDQQIALATQYADGVNRRVEGLAVKPYDLPERTVVGYFPELNALVPLEYHDELSKTPASKGIPVGLEY; from the coding sequence ATGGCCGAAACCGTCGACCCCATCGAATATGAAGGCCCAGCCGGGGGCTGGGGCTCGCTCAAAGGCATAGCGCGCACCGAAATCGCGCAGAAAGCCGGGCCCGGCGCGCTTGAGACACTCAAGGAGCAGAACAAGCCGGCCGGATACATGTGCAGTTCGTGCGCGTGGGTGAAGCCCGCTGAGCCGCATCCCTTTGAATTTTGCGAAAACGGGGCAAAGGCCACGCTCTGGGATCTCACCAGCGCCCGCTGTCGACCCGAGGATGTGTCGGCATATACAGTCAGCGAGCTTGCCGACTGGCCGGATCACGACCTGGAAATGTTGGGCCGCCTAACCGAGCCGATGCGCTATGACGCGGCGAGTGACCGTTATGTTCGAACGAGCTGGGACGAGGCATTCGCGGGAATAGCGGCTGAGCTGCAAAAGCTCGATCCCAAATCGGTGACCTTCTATGCCAGTGGCAAAGCTGGACTGGAGGCGAGCTACCTATATGCGCTGTTTGCGCGGATGTACGGGCATAACAACCTGCCGGACAGCTCGAACATGTGCCACGAGACGACATCGGTAGGACTGAAGAAGGTCGTAGGATCGCCCGTCGGCACTTGTCAGCTGGAGGATTTCGACCACTGTGATGCGATATTCTACCTTGGCCAGAACCCGGGCACGAATTCGCCGCGCATCCTCCACCCGCTTCAGCAGGCGGTGAAACGCGGCTGCAAGATCGTCGTCTTCAATCCCTTGAAGGAAAAAGGTCTTGTCGAGTTCGTCAATCCGCAAAACCCGCTACAGATGACGGTCGGCAAGCCGACGCAGATGAGCCACCTCTATCTGCAAGTGCGGCCCGGCGGCGATATCGCCGCGCTGATGGGCGTGTGCAAACGCGTGCTCGAACGCGACGAGGCGGCGAAGGCCGCCGGGGAACAACGCATCCTCGATTGCGCGTTCATCGAACAGCACACGCACGGCTTCGACGCGTTCCTTGCCAAACTCGGGGCGACGTCTTGGGATGAACTCGAGCAGGCTAGCGGTCTTACACGCGCAGAGATGATCGAGGCCGGCGACGTCTATGCCAGCGCCAATACCGTGATCGGTATCTATGGCATGGGACTGACCCAGCATGTCCACGGCAGTCAGTCGATCGGCCTGCTCGTCAACCTGCTGCTGCTTGGCGGCAATATCGGCCGCAAGGGGGCGGGCTGCTCCCCGATCCGCGGGCATTCAAATGTGCAGGGCCAGCGCACCGTCGGCATTACCGAGAAGACAAAACTTGCGCCGGTCGAGAAATATCGCGAGCTGTTCGGACTTGAGACGCCGGAGGAGGACGGCCACACCACAGTGGAGTTTCTCCAAGCGGTGATCGAGGGCACAAACAAGGGCTATATCGGTCTCGGTGGAAACCTTGCCCGCGCCGTGCCCGATCATGGCCGCGTCCATCCGGCGTGGCGGCAGATGGAACTGACCGTCCACATTGCGACGAAGCTCAACCGCACGCATTGCATGCCTGGCAAGTCCTCGTGGATCCTACCCTGCCTTGTGCGTGCCGAGGAAGATATTCAGAAGACCGGCAGCCAGTGGGTTTCGATCGAGGACAGTTTCAGCCACATCTACGGCTCGAAGGGCAAGCGCAAACCCGCGAGCGGGCACCTGATGAGCGAGACGGCCATCATCTGCGAACTGGCCAAAGCGACGCTGCCCGCCAATCCACGCTGGACTTGGGACGCATGGCGCGCAGATTACGGCGTGATCCGCGACCTTATCGCCCGCACTTTTCCAGACGAGTTCCATGACATGAGCGCGCGGATGAATCAGCCCGGCGGCTTTTATCGCGGGAACCCGGCGCATGAGCGCATCTGGAAGACCGAGAGCGGCAAAGCCGAATTCACCGATCCCACCGTGCTCAATGCTTGCGGGGTCACTGACAATCCGGGCGGCATGCATCTCGTGACGCTGCGTTCAAACGATCAGTTCAACACCACGATCTACGGTTATTCGGACCGCTTGCGCGGTCTCGAGGGCAGCCGCATGATCGTGATGATGGCGCCATCGGAAATGGAGCGGCTCGGGCTGGTGGAGGACCAGCAGATCGCGCTCGCCACTCAATATGCCGATGGTGTGAACCGCCGGGTCGAAGGCCTGGCGGTCAAACCTTACGACCTGCCTGAGCGCACGGTCGTAGGCTATTTTCCTGAGCTAAACGCGCTGGTGCCGCTCGAATACCACGATGAATTGTCCAAGACGCCAGCGAGCAAGGGTATCCCGGTAGGCCTCGAATACTGA
- the rnk gene encoding nucleoside diphosphate kinase regulator, with translation MIDVEADALSGLAYSAEKLAPDVSKLLLEEILRAKVLKAERIPKDVVTMRATVKYRDEANGTARWVQLVYPREADIVQGRISILTLIGAGLVGLREGQSILWPDRDGQERLLTVIKVVQGDQLETPQVEAKPLRAEGLSTLPEPATEQQTGIDVIIQIEIDRRQPGYRARFEEAVLNWPNLRECLLLSNDMNYSLRLCLKSVGEYEHVKSGLLANLPGIRKLTANFVVSDLLRRREHQG, from the coding sequence TTGATCGATGTCGAAGCCGATGCGCTTTCAGGTCTTGCATACTCAGCGGAGAAGCTTGCGCCCGACGTCAGCAAGCTCCTGCTTGAGGAGATTTTGCGCGCCAAGGTTTTGAAAGCCGAGCGCATCCCGAAAGACGTCGTCACCATGCGTGCCACAGTGAAGTATCGCGATGAAGCGAATGGCACTGCACGCTGGGTACAATTGGTCTACCCCCGCGAAGCCGATATCGTTCAGGGGCGAATTTCCATACTCACCCTGATAGGCGCGGGCCTTGTCGGTCTGCGCGAGGGGCAATCCATCCTTTGGCCAGACCGGGATGGGCAAGAGCGGCTCCTGACAGTTATCAAGGTTGTGCAGGGCGATCAGCTTGAGACGCCACAGGTCGAGGCGAAACCGCTGCGGGCCGAAGGCTTATCCACCCTGCCTGAACCGGCTACCGAGCAACAAACCGGCATCGATGTCATCATCCAGATCGAAATCGATAGGCGCCAACCAGGCTATCGCGCGCGTTTCGAAGAGGCCGTGCTGAACTGGCCCAATCTGCGAGAATGCCTGCTGCTGTCCAACGACATGAACTATTCTCTACGCCTTTGCCTGAAGAGCGTGGGAGAGTACGAACACGTCAAAAGCGGCCTGCTGGCAAATTTGCCGGGCATCCGAAAATTGACCGCCAACTTCGTTGTGTCTGACCTGCTTCGAAGACGGGAGCATCAGGGTTAG
- a CDS encoding type II toxin-antitoxin system RelE/ParE family toxin, with amino-acid sequence MIPGTGGVRKLRWARSGSGKRGGARVIYFYYHPDCPLYLLLAYAKAQGTDLSADEKKAVAAFAATIKSVVD; translated from the coding sequence GTGATCCCCGGCACCGGCGGAGTAAGGAAGCTGCGCTGGGCGCGTTCGGGGAGCGGCAAGCGCGGCGGGGCGCGGGTGATCTATTTCTACTACCACCCCGACTGTCCGCTGTACCTGCTGCTGGCCTATGCCAAGGCGCAGGGAACGGACCTGAGCGCGGACGAGAAGAAGGCGGTGGCCGCCTTTGCGGCGACGATCAAGAGCGTGGTGGATTGA
- a CDS encoding DNA-binding transcriptional regulator, whose amino-acid sequence MSVRSMAMSDYGKDLIAAMEEAAAHAQGKGKVARVHTIEVPDVRAIREELGLSQQAFASAYHIPLATLKGWEQGRRQPDATASAYLLVIARLPDAARDVLRAA is encoded by the coding sequence TTGAGCGTAAGGAGCATGGCGATGTCGGACTATGGCAAGGACCTGATCGCGGCGATGGAAGAGGCCGCAGCGCACGCCCAGGGCAAGGGCAAGGTGGCCCGCGTCCATACGATCGAGGTGCCAGACGTGCGCGCGATTCGCGAGGAGCTGGGGCTGTCGCAGCAGGCTTTCGCCAGCGCCTACCATATCCCGCTGGCCACCCTGAAGGGCTGGGAACAGGGCCGCCGTCAGCCCGATGCCACCGCCAGCGCCTATCTCTTGGTCATCGCCCGGCTGCCCGACGCGGCCCGCGACGTGCTGCGCGCGGCCTGA
- a CDS encoding type II toxin-antitoxin system RelE/ParE family toxin translates to MEIESITHNALRKMSTTGLTKGVIEHRRVINMLQYIVGAGSFDELACPSNFGFHPLSGERAGTFAMTVTKNWRLTFTMVDETTIADLDLEDYC, encoded by the coding sequence GTGGAAATCGAAAGCATCACGCACAATGCGCTTCGCAAGATGTCCACCACAGGGTTGACCAAAGGCGTTATCGAGCATCGTCGCGTGATCAACATGCTTCAGTACATCGTGGGTGCAGGCTCGTTTGATGAACTGGCGTGTCCTTCCAATTTCGGCTTCCACCCGCTGTCCGGTGAGCGGGCAGGGACTTTCGCCATGACCGTCACCAAGAACTGGCGGCTGACTTTTACTATGGTTGACGAAACAACGATCGCCGACCTCGATCTGGAGGATTATTGTTGA
- the istA gene encoding IS21 family transposase → MALLSVIRRWHFRQNIPIREIERRTGLSRNTIRKYLRADTVEPKFKVPERPSKLDPFAEKLSAWLRIEAGKSRKQRRTAKQMHADLVALGYEGSYNRVAAFARAWKADRQRDAQTSGRGTFVPLIFRPGEAFQFDWSEDWAMIGGKQTKLQAAHTKLSHSRAFVVRAYPLQTHEMLFDAMTQAFRVLGGVPQRGIFDNMKTAVDKIGTGKARQVNARFAAMASHYLFEPEFCNPAAGWEKGQVEKNVQDARRRLWQAMPAFPDIDALNAWLEEQCIAQWGEIPHGVLPGTIADVHAAEIASLMPLGRPFDGFVEHTKRVSPTCLISFERNRYSVPASFANRPVSLRVYPERIVIAAEGQILCEHGRIIERSHDQPGRTIYDWRHYLAVIQRKPGALRNGAPFTEMPEAFRQLQSQLLKRPGGDREMVEILSLVLHHDEQAVLCAVELALEAGVVTKTHILNILHRLVDGKDGTPPRIDAPQALILRREPKANVARYDTLRDKDLRHAS, encoded by the coding sequence ATGGCGTTACTGAGTGTAATCCGACGCTGGCATTTCCGGCAAAACATCCCGATCCGGGAGATTGAGCGGCGCACGGGCTTGTCGCGCAACACGATCCGCAAGTACCTGCGCGCGGATACTGTGGAGCCGAAGTTCAAGGTCCCAGAGCGGCCGAGCAAGCTGGACCCGTTTGCCGAGAAGCTGTCGGCCTGGCTGCGGATCGAAGCTGGCAAGTCACGCAAGCAGCGGCGCACAGCTAAGCAGATGCACGCCGATCTCGTGGCTTTGGGATACGAGGGTTCCTACAACCGCGTGGCAGCCTTCGCGCGGGCCTGGAAGGCCGACCGGCAGCGCGATGCCCAGACCAGTGGTCGCGGGACTTTCGTGCCGCTGATCTTCCGACCCGGCGAAGCCTTCCAGTTTGACTGGAGCGAGGACTGGGCCATGATCGGCGGCAAGCAGACCAAGCTGCAGGCCGCACACACGAAGCTGTCGCACAGCAGGGCTTTCGTCGTCAGGGCCTATCCACTGCAGACCCACGAGATGCTGTTCGATGCCATGACCCAGGCCTTCCGGGTTCTGGGCGGCGTGCCGCAACGAGGAATCTTCGACAATATGAAGACCGCGGTCGACAAGATCGGCACCGGCAAAGCGCGGCAGGTCAACGCCCGTTTTGCCGCCATGGCGAGCCACTATCTGTTCGAGCCGGAGTTCTGCAACCCGGCCGCAGGATGGGAGAAGGGTCAGGTCGAGAAGAACGTCCAGGATGCACGGCGGCGATTGTGGCAGGCAATGCCAGCCTTCCCGGACATCGATGCGCTCAATGCCTGGCTCGAGGAGCAATGCATCGCGCAGTGGGGAGAGATTCCGCATGGCGTGCTGCCCGGCACCATCGCCGACGTGCATGCCGCGGAGATCGCGAGCCTGATGCCGCTGGGGCGGCCCTTCGACGGCTTCGTTGAACACACCAAGCGAGTATCGCCGACATGCCTGATCTCCTTCGAGCGCAACCGCTACAGCGTCCCCGCGTCCTTCGCCAACCGGCCGGTAAGTCTGCGGGTCTATCCCGAGCGGATCGTCATTGCCGCCGAGGGACAGATCCTGTGCGAGCATGGGCGGATCATCGAACGATCCCATGATCAGCCGGGACGGACGATCTATGACTGGCGGCACTATCTCGCGGTGATCCAGCGCAAACCGGGAGCCCTGCGCAATGGCGCGCCCTTCACCGAGATGCCGGAGGCGTTCCGGCAGCTGCAGAGCCAACTTCTGAAGCGCCCCGGCGGCGATAGGGAGATGGTGGAGATCCTCTCGTTGGTCCTGCACCATGACGAACAGGCCGTGCTGTGTGCCGTCGAACTGGCTCTCGAGGCCGGCGTCGTGACCAAGACCCATATCCTCAATATCCTGCACCGCCTGGTCGACGGCAAGGACGGCACTCCGCCCAGGATCGATGCCCCGCAGGCCCTGATCCTCCGCCGCGAACCCAAGGCCAACGTCGCACGTTATGATACCCTGCGGGACAAGGATCTGCGCCATGCGTCATGA